In Lineus longissimus chromosome 7, tnLinLong1.2, whole genome shotgun sequence, a genomic segment contains:
- the LOC135490704 gene encoding uncharacterized protein LOC135490704 produces MSLKYTEADVDELNDLLSAMSLCDDNGIDFGDLETLGEFKKLLKDRKRACGKDDRTKKQDRFRQITQADAEQRRQLGEVYSALLEFFKLEGCDEKVEENINNQIRNCKEQIVEHDFKLRNDGCPILVTGETGAGKSSFLNLLLGSDILPVDHALSATSTICELHNSEKTEAEIYYGEKHPNKKEDKNFETVTLPRDDLPEVQKKLKEFANIEDREKDVNKFDLIRIHWPIPMLQGNVYLVDSPGVGESKEMNKKVLQYLPKAAAFIYIVNSSVNGGGISENRIELILKQITSNTSEGQLQVFNPQSAIFIFNKWDEVPDASKEELKKRNIEKLKKMWSGLDEKKQIYYLSVKQARRLLQMEAGETDDYKLLLDSIYGFMEMGLNICIRNHQRWLEYVHGRITNTIQTRVTNAKRSNEERLKIANHIKHKLSRLLNESKKIIEDLQELLEKKTVKIVTKLAENLRLKKTMERIARHCCEQEIPDEEDMEKNRFICKDLIREALFKEVADWESEHRIFETTKKNLFGAFRKKFAHVENELQRIERLMQGAGSLPQTSASGGLMEDVPEDGALFSAAEKLVLGLTSPIWLPLAIIASAIALPIMGSLAIRDKIQHDRKLLAYRKDKYKYVFQWTKQVIDALKDEDIKKTFVENQLSGLSDYIMKFESIIPELVEADKKLIEDVEGDITATKDILKKYSPLLEQVNTSHGFLQLFRFRNLLSDDPDVFSEADIERKHIIGTGSFADVWVVNLKRDEGQVEKVAAKVMKVELTADNAMDYALERETLINLQDENIIRYIGTILDSNQRLTLLLELCKCTLADIVYTQREKNPGHQTDPEKRSVAFEFIADVSQQIAKGLLYIHRKSYIHRDLKTDNVLLTDNGVVKLSDLGQAKRERDVTGTQRGTYLYTDPDILQTGLATREADIYSLAMVMWELWYGQRVFFDLLDAGMSWIELEGKIQKDDYRPTFTIKGCVPPSQDWQNLIESCWCAKPKDRKNTKQVYDELCKWSKREYVLQMVVEAEVDEPLPNDGQVMMPNEEESFYSSYVRQLRLVNSIDCTLDSRSGEESSPGPIMREIKYERVVDEEEIAEV; encoded by the exons ATGTCGCTGAAGTACACCGAAGCTGATGTTGATGAACTAAATGACTTATTGTCTGCAATGAGCTTATGTGATGATAATGGTATAGATTTTGGAGATCTTGAGACATTGGGAGAATTTAAGAAGTTACTGAAAGATCGTAAGAGAGCTTGTGGGAAAGATGATCGAACCAAG AAGCAGGATCGATTCCGTCAGATCACCCAAGCTGACGCCGAGCAGAGACGACAACTTGGTGAAGTATACAGTGCGTTACTCGAGTTCTTCAAACTCGAGGGATGTGATGAAAAGGTGgaagaaaatatcaataacCAGATCCGCAATTGTAAAGAGCAGATTGTGGAGCATGACTTCAAGTTAAGGAACGATGGCTGCCCTATATTGGTCACTG GTGAGACAGGGGCTGGTAAAAGTAGCTTCCTGAACCTCCTCCTCGGCAGTGACATCCTTCCTGTTGATCATGCCCTGAGCGCCACATCCACCATCTGTGAGCTACACAACAGTGAGAAAACAGAGGCAGAAATCTATTACGGGGAGAAACACCCGAACAAGAAGGAAGATAAAAACTTTGAGACAGTAACACTTCCCAGGGATGACCTTCCTGAAGTTCAGAAGAAATTGAAAGAGTTTGCCAACATTGAGGACCGAGAgaaagatgtcaacaagtttgaTCTTATTAGGATCCATTGGCCAATTCCGATGCTGCAG GGCAATGTGTATCTGGTGGATAGCCCTGGAGTTGGTGAGAGTAAAGAAATGAACAAGAAAGTCCTGCAGTATTTGCCAAAAGCTGCTGCCTTCATCTACATTGTCAACAGTAGTGTCAATGGTGGGGGCATCTCAGAGAATCGG ATTGAGCTCATCCTAAAGCAGATCACATCAAACACGAGCGAAGGACAGCTTCAAGTCTTCAACCCGCAGTCggccatttttattttcaacaagTGGGACGAGGTCCCTGACGCATCGAAAGAAGAATTAAAGAAACGCAACATCGAGAAGTTGAAGAAGATGTGGAGTGGATTAGATGAAAAGAAACAAATCTATTATCTCTCGGTTAAACAG GCCAGACGTCTTTTACAAATGGAAGCTGGCGAGACAGATGATTATAAGCTTTTACTGGATAGCATCTATGGCTTCATGGAGATGGGACTGAATATCTGTATTAGGAACCATCAGAG GTGGCTTGAGTATGTCCATGGTAGGATCACCAACACGATCCAGACGAGAGTCACCAATGCTAAGCGTAGTAATGAAGAGAGACTGAAGATAGCCAATCATATAAAACACAAGCTTTCACGATTACTGAATGAATCCAAAAAAATCATAGAAGACTTGCAGGAGCTACTTGAAAAGAAGACTGTGAAAATTGTGACGAAACTTGCGGAGAATCTCCGGCTTAAAAAAACCATGGAGAGAATAGCACGCCATTGCTGTGAACAGGAAATACCCGATGAAGAGGACATGGAGAAGAATCGGTTCATTTGTAAGGACTTGATTCGcgaggctttgtttaaagaagTCGCAGACTGGGAATCAGAGCACAGAATATTTGAGACGACGAAGAAAAATTTGTTTGGAGCATTCCGCAAGAAGTTTGCACATGTTGAGAATGAGCTCCAGCGAATTGAGAGACTGATGCAGGGTGCTGGGTCGCTGCCTCAGACATCAGCTTCCGGTGGGTTAATGGAGGATGTCCCAGAAGACGGGGCACTATTCTCTGCTGCAGAAAAACTAGTTCTAGGATTGACCTCACCAATTTGGCTACCATTGGCAATCATCGCATCAGCCATTGCCCTGCCAATCATGGGTTCATTGGCAATACGGGATAAAATCCAACACGATCGCAAATTACTGGCTTATCGAAAGGATAAGTACAAGTACGTCTTCCAGTGGACCAAACAGGTGATTGATGCCCTGAAGGATGAGGACATCAAGAAGACATTCGTCGAAAACCAGCTTTCTGGTCTATCGGATTACATTATGAAGTTTGAGAGTATTATTCCAGAACTTGTTGAAGCGGACAAGAAACTTATCGAGGATGTTGAAGGGGATATCACAGCCACCAAGGATATACTGAAAAAGTACAGCCCTCTATTGGAGCAGGTTAACACTAGTCATGGCTTCCTTCAGCTGTTTAGATTCAG GAACTTGCTGAGTGACGACCCAGATGTTTTCAGTGAGGCAGACATTGAACGAAAACACATCATCGGGACAGGTAGTTTTGCTGATGTTTGGGTGGTAAATCTGAAGCGGGATGAAGGTCAAGTGGAAAAGGTCGCAGCCAAGGTCATGAAGGTCGAGCTGACTGCTGACAATGCTATGGATTATGCATTGGAGAGGGAGACATTGAT CAACTTGCAAGATGAAAACATCATCCGCTACATCGGGACGATCCTCGACAGCAACCAACGCCTGACACTACTGCTTGAACTCTGCAAGTGTACCCTCGCAGACATCGTCTACACCCAGCGAGAGAAGAACCCGGGACATCAGACAGATCCCGAGAAACGTTCGGTTGCATTCGAGTTCATTGCAGATGTCTCTCAGCAGATTGCCAAAGGGTTGCTGTACATTCATCGCAAGAGCTACATACATCGTGACCTCAAGACAGACAATGTCTTG CTGACGGATAATGGTGTTGTCAAACTTAGCGACTTGGGCCAAGCTAAGAGGGAGCGGGATGTGACCGGTACCCAGAGAGGGACGTACTTGTACACAGACCCCGACATCCTCCAGACTGGCCTGGCAACAAGGGAAGCTGACATCTACAGCCTTGCCATGGTCATGTGGGAGCTTTGGTATGGCCAGCGTGTTTTTTTCGACCTGCTGGATGCAGGGATGTCATGGATTGAACTTGAGGGAAAAATCCAGAAGGACGACTACAGACCTACATTTACAATCAAAGGATGTGTTCCCCCAAGTCAAGATTGGCAGAATTTGATTGAATCTTGCTGGTGTGCAAAGCCAAAAGATCGTAAAAATACCAAACAGGTTTATGACGAGTTGTGCAAGTGGTCAAAAAGAGAATACGTCCTGCAGATGGTAGTAGAGGCAGAAGTTGATGAGCCATTGCCAAATGATGGGCAGGTGATGATGCCCAATGAAGAGGAGTCTTTCTACTCGTCATACGTAAGACAACTGCGGTTGGTCAATAGCATTGATTGTACACTTGACTCCAGGAGTGGTGAGGAGTCGTCACCGGGTCCGATCATGAGGGAGATCAAGTACGAAAGGGTTGTAGACGAGGAGGAGATTGCTGAAGTGTGA
- the LOC135491369 gene encoding dual serine/threonine and tyrosine protein kinase-like, protein MDRRGGETPEKAADRLKEIFKGFSSDKRTFVKLVHDTRKVAEEIQEKLTRNVDDERFKENITTLLKEKEEVDQVVNQEPSIIVVGQTKSGKSSFINELLEKTVLAADQRPCTARLTQLEHVDCQEKPKVIIVSQGGKVLSEERLLKKYIPADLVNLPFEKRENKEAVYAKVIARIENDFLKSGVRIIDSPGRNENSLLDDLVMDHMKSILPLVIYVIDGRNQLTLRDKEDINSILGQTLPENMFFVVTKIEADEDDMSSSEEESDEDDDDDDDDYKKEIEEKETKNKSAVYRKLCDEGFLDGSVAMEDCPRFHGLSAWKIKTHRKKAETMPNRYTKAFDRFKSCLVDFTKKQLQYHIDCAAKSLADNHRMCIDVFIDEANRIYDERHAYKDTVERAERSEDKLHDEILGKIAGDGQKLEEVIRACFSEEIFDDIKKGAAEYKYKPYQPKKKRNSMISSTETLPSEGAAATMTFDGKMVYGIEETNVIEITVPANGFINNGELVQECRQQIERFVYNRLGNLLSRKVWAHFSEDDGLLSQMWSELSNLKLEDTDGKSATVESLKGMMIKNYKFDPKKEHFEEKLKMKIRNALRNLLRRFVGMFKGEMGRTGVGMPEWKVAIAGDSLEKVSATRIKDGVMRELVDHIKSGHTSFRKEIRMMKEVYQKQLELGKAARKEIRGYTPRIASLELRSLDLVDRHIYGIPQCLRTLGSGTQGSVHGTKLRGPNDEKLAMKVIRGRCIKGADPLDKIATEVHHLRQLSHPNLAKLHGCIILNDTSEDGAGTPSTEIGMLIEEMKGDLLALLPQYSRLNDRLKMALEAGYAVRYLHQRKMIHRDIKPANVLLGENGRVILTDFGCCKPIGLMNESLLGTPIHMAPEMLTTDTQDYDNKIDVYAFGIFLWYCAEGAGNHPIDPAVEDSVGVVFQNTRLGRRPKCQPHFPVALWGLMERCWDENVQKRPTMDEVCAELERMIRE, encoded by the exons ATGGACCGACGTGGTGGAGAAACACCAGAGAAGGCCGCTGATCGCCTGAAAGAGATTTTTAAGGGGTTTTCGAGTGATAAAAGGACGTTTGTGAAGTTGGTTCATGACACTCGAAAAGTTGCGGAAGAG ATTCAAGAAAAGCTGACAAGAAATGTCGACGATGAACGCTTCAAAGAGAACATAACAACCCTGCTGAAAGAGAAGGAAGAGGTTGACCAGGTCGTGAACCAAGAACCGTCCATTATTGTCGTTGGACAGACCAAGTCGGGAAAGAGTTCTTTCATCAATGAACTACTTGAGAAGACCGTCCTAGCTGCAGACCAAAGGCCTTGTACAGCCAGGTTGACCCAGTTAGAGCATGTCGATTGCCAAGAGAAACCGAAGGTTATAATTGTAAGCCAAGGAGGAAAGGTCCTGTCAGAAGAGCGACTCTTGAAGAAGTACATTCCTGCTGATTTGGTGAATCTGCCATTTGAGAAGCGAGAGAATAAGGAGGCGGTTTACGCTAAAGTGATCGCGAGGATCGAGAATGATTTCCTGAAGAGCGGGGTGCGGATTATTGATTCACCGGGACGCAATGAGAACAGTCTTCTTGACGACCTTGTGATGGACCATATGAAGTCAATCCTGCCCCTTGTTATCTATGTCATTGACGGAAGAAATCAACTCACACTCAGG GATAAGGAAGATATCAACAGCATCCTCGGGCAGACGCTGCCTGAAAATATGTTCTTTGTCGTCACCAAGATTGAGGCAGATGAGGATGACATGTCCAGCAGTGAGGAAGAGAgtgatgaggacgatgatgatgatgacgatgattacAAGAAAGAAATTGAAGAAAAGGAAACTAAGAACAAGAGCGCA GTTTACCGCAAGTTGTGTGATGAGGGGTTCCTGGATGGTTCGGTGGCAATGGAAGACTGTCCTCGGTTCCATGGGTTGTCAGCATGGAAGATTAAAACACATCGCAAGAAGGCAGAGACGATGCCAAATCGTTACACAAAAGCTTTTGACAGATTCAAGAGCTGTCTTGTTgatttcaccaaaaaacagCTGCAGTACCATATTGATTGTGCCGCAAAAAGCCTTGCGGATAATCACAGAATGTGTATTGATGTCTTCATCGATGAGGCTAATCGTATATACGATGAGAGGCATGCCTATAAGGATACTGTGGAGCGGGCAGAGAGAAGTGAGGATAAGCTTCATGATGAAATCCTGGGAAAGATCGCTggtgatggacagaaattagaAGAGGTGATCAGAGCATGTTTCAGCGAGGAAATCTTTGATGATATCAAGAAAGGTGCTGCAGAATACAAGTACAAGCCCTACCAGCCGAAGAAGAAGCGAAATTCAATGATCAGTAGCACAGAGACTCTGCCATCAGAGGGAGCTGCTGCAACCATGACATTTGATGGGAAAATGGTCTATGGGATCGAAGAAACGAATGTGATAGAAATTACTGTTCCAGCAAATGGGTTCATAAATAATGGTGAACTGGTCCAGGAATGCCGTCAGCAAATTGAGCGGTTTGTGTACAACAGACTTGGGAACTTGTTGTCACGGAAGGTTTGGGCACACTTCAGTGAGGACGATGGGTTGTTGAGTCAAATGTGGTCCGAGTTGAGTAACCTCAAGTTGGAGGACACAGACGGCAAGAGTGCAACTGTGGAAAGTCTGAAGGGCATGATGATAAAGAATTACAAGTTCGACCCGAAAAAGGAGCATTTTGAGGAAAAGCTGAAGATGAAGATCAGAAATGCTCTGCGGAATTTGTTGCGGCGCTTCGTGGGTATGTTCAAGGGTGAAATGGGCCGTACTGGAGTTGGGATGCCGGAGTGGAAGGTAGCGATTGCAGGTGATAGCCTGGAGAAAGTGAGTGCCACACGCATCAAGGATGGCGTTATGAGGGAATTGGTGGACCACATCAAATCTGGACACACCAGTTTTAGGAAGGAGATTAGAATGATGAAGGAAGTCTACCAGAAGCAGCTTGAACTTGGTAAAGCGGCCAGGAAGGAAATCCGAGGATACACCCCACGCATTGCATCACTCGAGCTAAGGTCATTAGACTTGGTGGACAGGCACATTTATGGAATTCCACAATGCTTAAGAACCTTAGGCTCTGGGACACAGGGAAGTGTTCACGGGACAAAGCTTCGAGGTCcgaatgatgagaagttggccATGAAGGTCATCAGAGGAAGGTGCATCAAGGGGGCTGATCCCCTTGATAAGATAGCAACAGAAGTCCATCATCTACG GCAACTAAGTCATCCGAATTTGGCCAAGCTCCATGGCTGCATCATCCTGAATGATACAAGCGAAGATGGAGCCGGGACGCCTTCCACTGAGATTGGTATGCTCATTGAGGAGATGAAGGGTGACCTGTTAGCATTGTTACCACAGTACTCTCGTCTGAATGATCGCCTAAAGATGGCGCTGGAAGCAGGATATGCTGTCAGGTATCTCCATCAGCGTAAAATGATTCATCGCGACATCAAACCAGCAAACGTTTTG CTTGGTGAGAATGGCAGGGTCATTCTGACTGATTTTGGTTGTTGCAAGCCGATTGGATTGATGAACGAATCCTTACTGGGGACGCCAATCCACATGGCACCGGAAATGCTCACCACGGACACACAAGACTACGACAACAAAATCGATGTCTATGCTTTTGGGATTTTCCTCTGGTATTGCGCCGAAGGAGCTGGAAATCATCCTATCGATCCTGCTGTCGAAGATAGCGTTGGAGTTGTTTTTCAGAACACACGCCTGGGAAGGAGACCGAAATGCCAACCACACTTTCCAGTGGCGCTTTGGGGGCTTATGGAACGTTGCTGGGACGAGAATGTGCAGAAACGACCAACCATGGACGAGGTCTGTGCTGAACTGGAACGAATGATCAGAGAGTAA
- the LOC135491440 gene encoding solute carrier family 35 member E3-like, protein MKMAPPPSKSFVSLCLFLNICCSILIVLINKWIYTHYHFPNITLTCIHFVVTSLGLLICQKLNMFQPKSVPIWDMLPLSLTFCGFVVFTNLSLQTNTVGTYQLAKTMTTPCIIVIQTHFYSKSFTTKVKLTLIPITIGVLLNSYFDIRFSVLGTVYATLGVLVTSLYQVLVGAKQHELQVNSMQLLYYQAPLSAALLVLVIPFFEPIIGQGGVFGPWSFYALLMVFLSGMVAFTVNLSIYWIIGNTSPVTYNMAGHLKFCMALLIGFTIFHDPLTLRQFLGVVTTLAGVILYTHFKLEEQKKLDLPTSKMGKTSTT, encoded by the exons atgaaaatggcACCTCCACCAAGCAAAAGTTTTGTGTCTCTCTGCCTTTTCCTGAATATCTGCTGTTCTATCCTAATCGTATTGATAAATAAGTGGATCTACACTCATTATCATTTCCCCAACATAACTCTGACATGCATTCACTTCGTAGTTACGTCGCTCGGGCTTTTAATTTGCCAAAAACTGAACATGTTTCAACCCAAATCTGTGCCCATTTGGGATATGCTCCCTCTATCATTGACGTTCTGTGGATTTGTGGTGTTCACGAATCTTTCACTGCAGACCAACACTGTTGGTACTTATCAGCTCGCCAAGACCATGACCACCCCTTGTATTATTGTGATTCAGACTCACTTTTATAGTAAATCGTTCACGACGAAAGTAAAACTGACACTG ATTCCGATCACCATTGGTGTTCTCCTAAACTCATATTTTGACATCCGATTCAGTGTCTTAGGAACAGTATATGCAACACTTGGTGTACTAGTCACATCCCTTTACCAAGTG CTGGTCGGTGCCAAGCAACATGAACTCCAAGTCAACTCCATGCAGCTGTTATATTACCAAGCTCCACTCTCTGCCGCTCTTCTCGTCCTAGTCATTCCATTCTTTGAGCCTATCATTGGACAAGGTGGAGTGTTTGGACCATGGTCATTTTACGCGCTG CTCATGGTTTTTCTCTCTGGAATGGTTGCGTTTACAGTCAACCTCAGTATCTACTGGATCATAGGCAATACATCCCCCGTCACTTACAATATGGCCGGCCATCTTAAGTTCTGTATGGCGCTACTTATTGGTTTTACTATCTTCCACGATCCTTTAACGTTAAGACAGTTTCTTGGAGTGGTGACAACTTTGGCTG GTGTCATACTCTATACCCATTTCAAGCTGGAGGAACAGAAGAAG
- the LOC135490705 gene encoding uncharacterized protein LOC135490705, with protein MAAIRSYTETDVNNLVDLPSGIAFCIQHNIEYDDLENVDEIKERARRNLLGRIAPDCRTEMQEKFRGFTARDAGLRTLHCSVYEELLHFFSLEQCTDDVIQLVNMAVPYCEDKIVQNYNRFKDNGCPILVAGESGAGKSSFLNLLIGSKINPVDDSLNATSTICELHNDDNKADAEITYGPHHPEINKGKNREILSLDIQNPESAQKLLQRYTIGQDRTRRIYDLIKIHWPIPMLQGKVFLVDSPGVGESKAMSEKVLSYLPKAAAFIYIINCSINGGGISEGRLEVLLEPVTNQKDVEELQVFNPESAIFVLNQWDEVENSARENVRRRNINKLKRLWPGLKEEKQVYCLSVKEAQKKLDMGGGETREYKALLDGLYHFMETSLNLTIDNHHRWLSFVHGRLLNIVQTNFTSAKRTRHQNAMLGKETKEKLDQLKEEADNVIGTLEEKLKTKMDEIAAAVVAHLVDDATVERLAVECYMLDDHETADEMSENESWCNEYIVKVITEEVRVWESDKRLIENSKSELIAEFKRSFYRVGSMLQEIEGGMQGTASSGTNTTPLFIKPGSPGQGLSFTSTEKLVMGLTAPVWLPLAVITLTISLPILATIALHDIITQHQELVSYKRDRMPFIRRWTRAAVEGLTAEMIKEQVVKKRMMQIGEQLEHFKGQIPQIIDADVKLMEKVEREMRKQADIEGQYSPLHKQLKKSFGKLQYIKLKFLQEEEPDFYPDSAIAVKEKLGGGSFGEVYVVSLIRRGETEPCRVAAKVMKDELTERTSVEFTQERDILKSLSHENIIQYIGTSINNDNRFVLLIELCRCTLAYEIFGGKVPVPGKQTDQEEFVLAFKEMVDRSRQIANGLVFIHNKKFVHRDVKMSNILVTDTGVLKLSDMGQAKPESSITGTFRGTRFYRDPEVLRGGLATQQADIYSLAIIMYQLWFGFIVYSDVFAAHLTDLEAVEEEIRRGELKPHFDVSGYRHPIPEWCQLLEDSWRDKTAADQSPKRNTSQQIYESLGKMLTVEFITEKVQPYVMAVDVSQHIDSAGREESSPYFF; from the exons ATGGCTGCAATTCGCAGTTACACAGAAACGGACGTCAATAACCTGGTGGATCTTCCTAGTGGTATTGCCTTCTGTATTCAGCACAACATTGAATATGATGACCTGGAAAACGTGGATGAGATTAAGGAAAGGGCAAGAAGAAATCTCCTTGGGAGAATTGCTCCTGATTGCAGGACTGAG ATGCAAGAGAAGTTCAGAGGTTTCACAGCAAGAGATGCTGGGCTTCGGACACTACACTGCAGTGTTTATGAAGAACTGCTGCATTTCTTCTCTCTTGAACAATGCACAGATGATGTAATCCAGTTGGTTAACATGGCTGTTCCATACTGTGAAGAcaaaattgttcaaaattaTAACCGATTCAAGGATAATGGTTGTCCCATACTTGTGGCAG GTGAAAGTGGGGCTGGGAAAAGCAGCTTTTTAAATCTCTTGATTGGCTCGAAGATAAACCCAGTCGATGACAGCTTGAATGCAACTTCGACCATCTGTGAACTGCATAACGACGACAATAAAGCTGATGCTGAGATCACATATGGCCCACATCACCCGGAGATAAACAAAGGAAAGAATCGGGAGATTCTAAGCCTTGATATTCAGAATCCTGAATCTGCTCAAAAGCTGCTGCAGAGGTACACCATTGGACAGGATCGGACAAGGAGAATCTATGACTTGATCAAAATACACTGGCCTATTCCAATGCTTCAG GGGAAGGTGTTCTTGGTGGATAGTCCTGGTGTTGGTGAGAGTAAAGCTATGTCAGAAAAGGTATTGAGTTACCTTCCAAAGGCAGCTGCGTTTATCTACATTATCAATTGCAGcatcaatggaggagggattTCAGAAGGACGG CTTGAGGTTCTTCTGGAGCCAGTGACCAATCAAAAGGATGTCGAGGAACTTCAGGTGTTCAATCCAGAGTCGGCCATATTTGTTCTCAATCAATGGGACGAAGTTGAAAACAGTGCGAGGGAGAACGTTCGAAGGCGCAATATCAATAAGCTCAAGAGACTCTGGCCTGGGCTTAAGGAGGAAAAACAGGTTTACTGTTTGTCAGTAAAGGAG GCTCAAAAGAAGTTGGACATGGGAGGTGGAGAAACAAGGGAGTACAAGGCACTATTAGATGGCCTGTATCACTTCATGGAGACAAGCCTCAATCTCACTATTGATAACCATCACAG GTGGCTGAGTTTCGTTCACGGTAGGCTTCTGAATATTGTTCAGACAAACTTCACCAGTGCGAAGAGAACCAGACATCAAAATGCAATGTTGGGTAAAGAAACAAAGGAAAAATTGGACCAACTTAAAGAGGAGGCAGATAATGTCATTGGAACATTGGAAGAGAAACTGAAGACAAAAATGGATGAAATAGCTGCTGCGGTAGTTGCTCATTTAGTTGACGATGCAACTGTGGAACGTCTGGCAGTGGAATGTTACATGCTCGATGACCATGAGACTGCAGACGAAATGAGTGAGAATGAGAGCTGGTGCAACGAGTACATTGTGAAGGTGATAACAGAAGAAGTACGTGTATGGGAATCAGACAAAAGGTTgattgaaaattcaaaatccgaaCTGATTGCCGAGTTCAAAAGGAGCTTCTACAGAGTGGGAAGTATGTTGCAGGAGATTGAAGGAGGGATGCAGGGAACTGCATCAAGTGGGACAAACACTACACCTCTGTTCATCAAACCAGGCAGTCCCGGTCAGGGGCTATCATTTACCTCCACAGAGAAGCTGGTTATGGGACTGACTGCACCTGTGTGGTTGCCACTGGCTGTAATAACATTGACAATATCCCTACCTATCTTAGCAACAATAGCATTGCATGACATTATCACACAACACCAAGAACTGGTGAGTTACAAAAGGGACAGGATGCCTTTTATAAGGAGGTGGACACGTGCAGCAGTGGAGGGCCTAACAGCAGAGATGATCAAGGAGCAGGTTGTGAAGAAGCGGATGATGCAGATCGGTGAACAGCTTGAGCACTTCAAGGGACAGATCCCACAGATTATCGATGCAGATGTGAAGCTGATGGAGAAAGTAGAACGTGAGATGAGGAAGCAGGCTGACATTGAAGGACAGTACAGTCCACTGCACAAACAGTTGAAGAAAAGCTTCGGGAAATTACAGTACATCAAGTTAAA GTTTCTTCAAGAGGAGGAGCCGGACTTCTATCCCGATTCTGCCATCGCCGTTAAGGAAAAACTTGGTGGCGGGTCATTCGGTGAAGTGTATGTAGTTTCCCTTATAAGAAGAGGAGAGACAGAACCATGTAGAGTTGCAGCTAAGGTGATGAAGGATGAGCTCACTGAGAGAACATCGGTTGAGTTTACACAGGAGCGAGACATCCTCAA GTCGCTCAGCCATGAGAACATCATCCAGTACATAGGTACATCTATCAATAACGACAACAGATTCGTCCTTCTGATTGAGTTGTGCAGGTGCACCCTCGCATATGAAATCTTTGGAGGCAAGGTGCCAGTCCCAGGGAAGCAGACAGATCAGGAGGAGTTTGTACTGGCTTTCAAGGAGATGGTGGACCGATCCCGCCAGATTGCCAATGGTTTGGTGTTCATCCACAACAAAAAATTTGTGCATCGGGATGTAAAGATGTCAAACATATTG GTGACTGATACAGGTGTTCTCAAACTGAGTGACATGGGGCAGGCCAAACCTGAGTCTAGCATCACCGGCACATTCCGAGGCACACGGTTCTACCGCGATCCAGAAGTTTTACGCGGCGGTCTAGCCACACAGCAAGCAGACATCTACAGCCTCGCTATCATCATGTACCAACTATGGTTTGGATTCATCGTGTATAGTGACGTCTTTGCTGCACATTTAACCGACTTGGAGGCAGTTGAAGAAGAAATTCGTCGAGGAGAACTTAAACCACATTTTGATGTCTCAGGCTATCGACACCCAATACCCGAGTGGTGCCAACTCCTGGAGGACAGCTGGCGAGACAAGACAGCTGCTGACCAATCACCTAAGCGTAACACTAGTCAACAAATTTATGAAAGTTTGGGGAAAATGCTCACGGTTGAGTTCATCACAGAGAAGGTTCAGCCGTACGTGATGGCTGTGGATGTCTCTCAGCACATTGATAGTGCTGGGAGAGAGGAATCATCACCCTACTTTTTCTGA